The following are encoded together in the Tatumella ptyseos genome:
- a CDS encoding DoxX family protein, protein MQSSTAFFYVIARILAVGLFLTSGIDKLFHYQENLALMTQHHVPTFFLPLVILLEVGGSVAIALGFLTRFSAFFMAIFSILAGILFYQGWSYAHLIVWLKNASCAAGFIFLVLQGAGRFSIDYWLSSLRQKKNHR, encoded by the coding sequence ATGCAGAGCTCAACAGCATTTTTTTATGTTATCGCACGCATTTTAGCGGTAGGACTTTTTTTAACTTCGGGTATCGATAAGCTTTTCCATTACCAAGAAAATCTTGCCTTAATGACACAACATCACGTGCCAACCTTTTTTCTTCCCTTAGTTATTTTACTGGAAGTCGGCGGAAGCGTGGCGATTGCGCTCGGTTTTCTTACGCGTTTTTCCGCATTCTTTATGGCTATTTTTTCTATTTTAGCTGGGATCCTTTTTTATCAAGGATGGAGCTACGCACATCTTATTGTATGGCTAAAAAATGCCTCCTGTGCGGCAGGGTTTATTTTTTTAGTTTTACAAGGCGCTGGGCGTTTCAGTATTGATTATTGGTTATCTAGCCTTCGTCAGAAAAAAAATCACCGTTGA
- a CDS encoding GlcG/HbpS family heme-binding protein has translation MKCLPLAVLSLSILSSSAFSSTTVTRQPVLTYAQARSVADKAENIIKEHHLGGVIAVVDNAGLPIITERLDGATLANSELAPKKAHSAAAFGVPTSTFQQKIAAGNLGMLGNPAVIPLPGGEPLSLDGVVVGAIGVSTPDGNVDSEASKAAASTLTAG, from the coding sequence ATGAAATGTTTACCTCTAGCCGTTTTATCCCTGAGTATACTGTCTAGCTCTGCTTTTTCCTCGACGACTGTGACTCGCCAACCCGTATTAACCTATGCACAAGCCCGCAGTGTAGCGGATAAAGCGGAAAATATTATCAAGGAACACCACCTCGGTGGCGTGATTGCCGTCGTCGATAATGCGGGACTGCCGATTATTACCGAACGTTTGGATGGTGCTACTTTAGCCAACAGTGAACTCGCCCCTAAGAAAGCCCATAGTGCCGCTGCCTTTGGTGTACCCACCTCCACCTTTCAACAAAAAATTGCTGCGGGAAATTTGGGGATGCTAGGCAATCCTGCAGTGATACCTCTACCAGGAGGGGAACCATTATCGTTAGACGGTGTGGTGGTGGGGGCCATCGGCGTGAGTACACCTGACGGCAATGTGGACAGTGAAGCCTCAAAGGCTGCTGCGTCAACCTTAACGGCAGGGTAG
- a CDS encoding amino acid ABC transporter permease produces the protein MPDWLNLAAESFWPMLHAGLTFTIPLTLIAFVLGLSLGFLVALARLYGPKPLQYFVRFYVWLFRGTPLLVQLFLIFYALPSVGITISAFPAAVIGFTLNIGAYSSEIIRATIKSVPVSQWEAAHSIGMSWRQALIRIILPQAARIAVPPLSNTFISLVKDTSLASVITVPEMFLAAQRIAAVTYQPLILYIEAALIYLFFSTILSALQNKLEKHFSRETVTGG, from the coding sequence GTGCCAGATTGGCTGAATCTCGCCGCGGAATCATTCTGGCCGATGCTACATGCCGGATTGACCTTTACAATACCTTTAACGCTGATAGCCTTTGTACTAGGCCTATCACTCGGTTTTCTTGTGGCACTTGCCCGCTTGTATGGACCGAAACCGCTACAGTATTTCGTACGCTTTTATGTCTGGTTGTTCCGAGGCACGCCGTTATTGGTTCAGCTATTCTTAATTTTCTACGCATTACCTAGCGTAGGGATCACCATTTCTGCGTTCCCCGCAGCGGTAATAGGGTTTACGCTAAATATCGGCGCTTACTCCTCAGAAATTATCCGGGCAACCATTAAGTCGGTACCCGTCAGTCAGTGGGAAGCTGCCCACTCGATTGGGATGAGCTGGCGCCAAGCGTTGATACGCATTATCTTGCCTCAAGCGGCGAGAATTGCGGTGCCGCCTTTATCGAATACCTTTATCTCATTAGTGAAAGATACCTCCTTAGCATCGGTAATCACCGTGCCAGAGATGTTTCTAGCCGCACAGCGTATTGCGGCGGTGACTTATCAGCCATTAATTCTGTATATTGAAGCGGCGCTTATCTATCTGTTTTTCAGCACCATTCTTTCAGCATTACAAAATAAGCTTGAAAAGCATTTTTCACGTGAAACCGTGACGGGAGGTTAG
- a CDS encoding sugar dehydrogenase complex small subunit yields MNRRHFLQLMVGTSAIALFPLQPASARGAVSPYVEQLLKTSEILTGRQGLPAAVAERLSTLLTKYNARFPQQLARLFTRLTMLSENERQNLAEKLDDEDVKTALAIISPWYLGFTGHPSTTKAKDDAEFVTFLSALMYEPTQDMTIRPSYARAGGDYWAEVPAGVIAPAMPDTIREWGDKAPKPASSIPAPGAPWLLMVQGKANTLAEAEALLATQ; encoded by the coding sequence ATGAATAGACGGCATTTTCTGCAGCTGATGGTAGGCACTTCAGCCATCGCGCTCTTTCCTTTGCAACCCGCGAGTGCGCGGGGGGCAGTCTCCCCTTATGTAGAGCAATTATTGAAAACCAGTGAAATATTGACGGGTCGCCAAGGCCTTCCCGCTGCAGTGGCAGAGCGGCTCTCGACATTATTAACAAAATATAATGCACGGTTCCCTCAACAGCTAGCCCGACTGTTCACGCGCCTCACTATGCTGAGTGAGAACGAGCGTCAAAATTTGGCAGAAAAATTGGATGATGAAGACGTTAAAACCGCGTTAGCAATCATTTCACCTTGGTATCTGGGCTTTACGGGGCACCCTTCCACCACGAAGGCGAAGGATGACGCAGAATTTGTCACTTTTTTATCGGCGTTAATGTATGAGCCAACCCAAGATATGACCATCAGGCCAAGCTATGCGCGAGCGGGAGGCGATTATTGGGCAGAGGTTCCTGCCGGCGTGATTGCGCCAGCCATGCCTGACACTATTCGTGAGTGGGGGGATAAAGCACCTAAACCGGCTTCCAGCATTCCAGCACCGGGAGCGCCTTGGCTGCTAATGGTTCAGGGAAAAGCAAACACCCTGGCCGAAGCTGAAGCATTACTCGCAACACAATAA
- a CDS encoding CitMHS family transporter has protein sequence MLIVLSVLMLLCFVVCLMTKRLSALTALILIPTIFALLGGFYAQAGKFVIEGLRTVAPNGIMIIFAMLYFMVMTEAGMFDPLVNRIVKATKGDPVRIFIGTVLLAFIVALDGDGATIYIIVLSAFLPIYKRLGLSLPMVCCLLLQVSGLGNMVPWGGPTARAATAMHAEISDLFVPMLPALAACVVWTFILAWIFGRRERVRLANSPVTALSGIYQQGQERSRGRITFYFNWVLTIALIIALCTEVLPLSYLFMLAACIALIVNFPDITTQKEQVEKHAPPILAVCSLIFAAGVFTGLLTGTGMVDAVGSALLKVIPDSLGPFMAPVTALISIPMTWLVSNDVFYFGVLPVLADTAQHHGITGLEIARASLVGQPVHILSPLVASTYLVVSMLKLDYAENQKYTLKWSLINCLILFVVSLLLGIFPLYSA, from the coding sequence ATGCTGATTGTACTGAGTGTTCTAATGTTGCTCTGTTTTGTCGTGTGTCTAATGACAAAGCGCTTATCAGCGTTAACCGCGTTGATCTTAATTCCAACCATTTTCGCCCTGCTTGGTGGTTTCTATGCCCAAGCAGGTAAATTTGTTATTGAGGGGCTGCGTACCGTCGCTCCTAATGGGATTATGATTATTTTTGCCATGCTTTATTTTATGGTGATGACAGAAGCGGGAATGTTTGACCCTTTGGTCAACCGTATCGTTAAAGCAACAAAAGGCGATCCCGTAAGGATCTTTATCGGTACGGTATTGTTAGCTTTTATTGTGGCATTAGATGGTGACGGTGCGACGATCTATATCATTGTTCTCTCAGCATTCTTACCGATATATAAGCGTCTTGGGCTATCATTACCGATGGTCTGCTGTTTGTTACTACAAGTATCAGGCTTAGGTAATATGGTTCCTTGGGGAGGACCCACTGCTCGGGCGGCAACAGCAATGCATGCCGAAATTAGTGACCTCTTTGTACCGATGCTTCCTGCGTTGGCGGCATGTGTTGTGTGGACGTTTATCCTGGCGTGGATATTTGGTCGTCGTGAACGTGTGCGTCTCGCAAATTCCCCCGTTACAGCCCTCTCCGGCATCTATCAGCAGGGCCAAGAACGGAGTCGCGGTCGTATCACCTTTTACTTTAATTGGGTGCTTACTATTGCTTTGATTATTGCACTTTGTACTGAAGTTCTCCCCCTAAGCTATCTTTTTATGTTAGCAGCCTGCATTGCATTAATCGTAAACTTTCCTGACATTACCACGCAGAAAGAGCAAGTTGAAAAACACGCGCCCCCAATTCTTGCTGTATGTAGTTTAATTTTTGCTGCAGGGGTTTTCACTGGATTACTGACAGGAACAGGGATGGTCGATGCAGTCGGTTCAGCGTTATTGAAAGTTATTCCAGATTCATTGGGTCCTTTTATGGCCCCCGTTACGGCCTTAATAAGTATTCCGATGACCTGGTTGGTCTCCAACGACGTGTTTTATTTCGGCGTATTACCCGTGTTAGCCGATACGGCTCAGCATCACGGAATTACTGGTTTAGAAATTGCCCGAGCTTCGTTGGTCGGCCAACCGGTTCATATTTTAAGCCCATTAGTGGCGTCGACTTATCTGGTGGTAAGTATGTTGAAACTCGATTATGCAGAAAACCAAAAATACACGTTAAAATGGTCGCTCATCAACTGCCTAATTTTATTTGTAGTCAGTTTGCTACTCGGTATTTTTCCACTGTACAGCGCATAA
- a CDS encoding MetQ/NlpA family lipoprotein, which translates to MRPLKLLPLLLASVLLAACDKAPEDMSQIKVGVITGAEEQVAEVAKQVAKQKYGLNVNLVSFSGSILPNDATNHGELDANVFQHRPFLAQDNAAHGYHLVAVGNTFVFPIAAYSRHIHSVSQLKDYATVAVPNDPTNLGRALLLLEKQGLLSLAPGKGLLPTTLDITQNPRHLTILQLEGAQLPHVLDDPKVAIAIISTTYIQQTGLSPLRDSLFIEDKHSPYVNIIVSREDNRQAKNVQEFVQAYQSPEVAKAAERLFKGGAIAGW; encoded by the coding sequence ATGCGTCCCCTCAAATTATTGCCATTACTCCTCGCAAGCGTCCTACTGGCGGCATGTGACAAAGCACCCGAAGATATGTCTCAGATTAAAGTGGGTGTGATCACCGGGGCAGAAGAGCAGGTTGCCGAAGTTGCGAAACAGGTCGCGAAACAGAAATACGGGTTAAATGTGAATTTAGTCAGCTTCAGTGGATCGATTCTGCCTAACGATGCGACAAATCATGGTGAGCTTGATGCCAATGTCTTTCAACATCGGCCTTTCTTGGCACAAGATAATGCCGCCCACGGCTATCATTTAGTCGCCGTGGGGAATACCTTTGTTTTTCCGATTGCGGCCTACTCTCGTCATATTCATTCTGTGTCGCAGCTCAAGGATTATGCGACCGTTGCAGTACCCAATGATCCGACTAACTTAGGGCGGGCGCTGCTGCTGTTAGAAAAGCAGGGGCTACTCAGCTTGGCGCCGGGTAAAGGCCTTTTACCCACCACATTGGACATTACCCAAAATCCTCGCCATCTGACCATTCTGCAGTTGGAAGGGGCGCAGTTACCGCACGTATTGGATGATCCTAAGGTGGCGATTGCTATTATCAGTACCACCTATATCCAACAAACCGGGCTATCGCCGCTGCGCGATAGCTTATTTATCGAAGATAAGCACTCGCCTTATGTCAACATCATCGTTAGCCGTGAAGATAACCGCCAAGCGAAAAACGTGCAGGAGTTTGTACAAGCTTATCAATCTCCAGAAGTGGCAAAAGCCGCAGAACGCTTGTTCAAAGGCGGCGCTATTGCGGGCTGGTAA
- a CDS encoding amino acid ABC transporter ATP-binding protein: MISLQGINKYFQDNHVLKDISLTLPKGSVTALIGPSGSGKSTLLRCANLLEIPQSGQLQLGDEKLVFTKKPPRSRDIQKISRQTGMVFQNFALFPHKTVIENITEGLVIVHRMPKAEAIARAEALLEKVGLSHKRDVLPATLSGGQQQRVAIARALAPSPQVLLCDEPTSALDPELAAEVVAVLRQLANEGTTMLMATHDLRLAASVANQTIFLEAGEIVETADSATLFHSPQKARTAEYIATLTEGLPAGSPT; this comes from the coding sequence ATGATTTCATTACAGGGAATTAATAAATATTTTCAGGATAATCATGTACTGAAAGATATTAGTTTAACGCTCCCCAAAGGGTCAGTGACTGCCTTGATTGGTCCTTCAGGCAGTGGAAAAAGTACCTTACTCCGCTGCGCTAACCTGCTAGAAATTCCACAGTCTGGGCAACTGCAATTGGGTGACGAGAAACTGGTCTTTACCAAGAAGCCGCCACGTTCGCGAGATATCCAGAAAATTAGTCGACAGACGGGGATGGTTTTCCAAAACTTTGCTTTGTTCCCTCATAAAACCGTCATTGAAAATATTACTGAGGGCTTAGTGATTGTGCACCGGATGCCGAAAGCGGAAGCAATAGCCCGTGCGGAGGCGCTACTTGAAAAAGTTGGCCTGTCACACAAGCGCGATGTACTGCCAGCGACGTTATCCGGTGGGCAGCAACAACGGGTTGCGATAGCCCGGGCCTTGGCCCCTTCACCCCAAGTATTATTATGTGATGAGCCAACTTCGGCCTTGGACCCAGAATTAGCCGCAGAAGTTGTGGCGGTCTTACGTCAGTTAGCCAATGAAGGCACGACGATGTTGATGGCGACACACGACTTGCGGCTAGCTGCCTCGGTTGCCAATCAAACGATTTTCCTTGAAGCGGGGGAGATCGTCGAGACGGCAGATTCAGCAACCCTTTTCCATTCGCCACAAAAAGCCCGTACGGCAGAGTATATTGCCACGCTAACGGAAGGTCTGCCTGCTGGCAGCCCAACTTAA
- a CDS encoding GlcG/HbpS family heme-binding protein — MKKFYLFSLLAMTSAFASVSTHATLTQTVLAVNDTDSLVSAAVTKANELKAKVCIAVVDQSGQLLAFKRMDNAPVGCIDSSILKGRAAALYRTPTDKYMERANGKEPAIATLPGLVPLGGGAPVKYQDNVIGAVGVSGSANPNEIAIAKAAADSFH, encoded by the coding sequence ATGAAAAAATTCTATCTGTTTTCACTCTTAGCGATGACCAGCGCATTCGCTTCGGTAAGTACACATGCCACGTTAACGCAAACGGTGTTAGCGGTTAATGATACCGACAGCCTAGTGAGTGCGGCAGTGACAAAAGCCAATGAACTGAAGGCAAAAGTATGTATCGCGGTGGTTGATCAAAGTGGGCAGTTATTAGCCTTTAAACGGATGGACAATGCTCCGGTAGGGTGTATTGACTCGTCGATCCTTAAAGGACGAGCAGCTGCGCTTTACCGTACCCCAACCGATAAATATATGGAACGCGCCAACGGTAAAGAACCCGCGATTGCTACTTTGCCTGGTCTGGTTCCACTAGGGGGAGGTGCCCCAGTGAAATACCAAGACAACGTTATTGGTGCCGTTGGCGTCAGTGGTTCGGCAAATCCGAATGAAATTGCGATAGCGAAAGCGGCGGCCGACAGTTTTCATTAG
- a CDS encoding cytochrome c: protein MKSLLMGIALTCIMVSLSDAAAPAAEALPELVARGAYLATAGDCAACHRDTQSDHPLAGGYGIQSPMGVIYASNITPSTQYGIGRYSLAEFIAVMREGKAPGGRYLYPAMPYTAFAGMSDRDLQALYSYLMLSVKPVDHQVPQTDLPFPFSFRPVMRLWNALYLDSRPIPGSEAAGGSVERGEYLVRTLTHCSTCHTPRNTLMAEQQDKFLSGSQVGGWIAPNITPDPQAGIGQWSEQQLVTYLQTGAVHGLAIAGGEMGTAVQNSFSKLNQDDLLAIARYIKSVPAIQGEERHHAVPSENPDTQAQIETGLTMDPTGLTATQSMSGAQLYNGACATCHGSDGKGTQDAQHFYPALVGSSAVMQPTPANLIMTIAEGIDRSTPAGHAFMPEFRSQFTPEQLARVAEFVTQNFGGNRATQISAQQVREAMSGVDNSHWLIKYAALLTYGGMAVVIIILLLVVTLVKRRVR, encoded by the coding sequence GTGAAATCATTGTTAATGGGTATCGCGCTAACCTGTATCATGGTTTCCCTAAGTGATGCAGCGGCCCCTGCCGCGGAGGCTCTACCTGAACTGGTGGCACGGGGCGCCTATCTCGCGACTGCCGGTGATTGTGCGGCATGCCATCGCGACACGCAAAGTGATCATCCTTTAGCGGGGGGATATGGTATTCAATCGCCGATGGGGGTAATTTACGCCTCGAATATTACCCCCTCTACACAGTATGGGATCGGTCGTTATTCACTGGCTGAGTTCATCGCCGTAATGCGTGAAGGTAAAGCACCTGGAGGTCGTTACCTCTATCCCGCAATGCCTTACACGGCGTTTGCTGGGATGTCTGATCGCGACCTGCAAGCACTTTACTCTTATCTTATGTTGTCCGTTAAACCGGTCGACCATCAAGTTCCCCAGACGGATTTACCTTTTCCATTTTCGTTTCGCCCTGTGATGCGGTTGTGGAATGCCCTCTATCTCGATTCGAGACCTATACCTGGAAGCGAAGCGGCTGGCGGCAGCGTTGAGCGAGGTGAATACTTAGTTAGAACCCTTACTCATTGCTCAACTTGCCACACCCCTCGTAACACGCTAATGGCGGAGCAGCAGGATAAGTTTTTATCCGGTAGTCAAGTAGGAGGGTGGATAGCCCCCAATATAACGCCGGATCCGCAAGCAGGTATTGGTCAGTGGAGTGAGCAGCAGTTAGTGACTTACTTACAAACCGGTGCAGTCCATGGCCTCGCTATTGCAGGGGGAGAAATGGGCACTGCGGTACAAAACTCATTTTCGAAATTGAATCAGGATGATTTACTGGCCATTGCTCGTTACATCAAATCGGTACCGGCCATTCAAGGTGAGGAGCGCCATCATGCCGTGCCAAGTGAAAACCCTGACACGCAGGCTCAAATAGAAACCGGTTTAACGATGGATCCGACGGGGTTAACCGCAACACAATCGATGAGCGGAGCGCAATTATATAACGGTGCCTGTGCGACATGCCACGGCAGTGACGGGAAAGGGACTCAAGATGCACAGCATTTTTACCCTGCATTAGTGGGGTCATCGGCAGTGATGCAACCTACTCCGGCCAACCTGATTATGACCATTGCAGAGGGAATCGATCGTAGTACGCCGGCAGGGCATGCGTTTATGCCCGAGTTCAGGTCACAATTTACACCCGAGCAGTTAGCGAGAGTGGCTGAGTTCGTGACGCAGAATTTTGGCGGTAATCGCGCCACGCAAATTTCAGCTCAACAAGTCCGCGAGGCGATGAGTGGTGTAGATAATAGTCATTGGTTGATTAAGTATGCGGCACTGCTGACGTATGGCGGGATGGCGGTTGTAATTATCATACTATTACTCGTCGTTACCTTAGTTAAACGTCGTGTTAGATAA
- a CDS encoding amidohydrolase: MSLNTEEFATYLTEFRHELHRFPELSSQEVETTRRIRQQLERYQIRILDLPLNTGLVAEVGPVEGPLFVIRSDIDALPIEEQAEVSYRSEHPGIMHACGHDFHSTAALGAAILLKRQEDQLPGPVRILFQAAEEIGVGAQDIIATGALDKAFAVVGIHNDPSLPAGTIGCKNGPLTAAVDRFAIRLQGVGSHAAKPEQSIDPIVIGSQLIASLQTIISRNIPSADNAVVSITQFHSGSAWNIIPDQAWLEGTVRSFSVEARQRIEQRFQQIILGFSSAFDLKIDLDWQAGPPSVINDPHWAAFALEQATKSGLIAREIDASPIGEDFAYYLHQTPGTFVMIGTGEKHPLHHPAFKINDQVLLPTARYLADFAIAALAAYRAK, encoded by the coding sequence ATGTCCTTGAATACTGAGGAATTTGCGACTTACCTCACCGAGTTTCGCCACGAACTGCATCGCTTCCCAGAGCTTTCTTCGCAAGAAGTGGAAACCACCCGCCGTATTCGCCAACAACTTGAACGCTATCAAATACGTATTCTCGATCTTCCGCTTAACACCGGATTGGTGGCGGAAGTTGGACCCGTCGAGGGTCCACTCTTTGTGATTCGTTCGGATATTGATGCGCTGCCTATTGAAGAGCAAGCAGAGGTTAGTTATCGCTCGGAGCATCCCGGCATCATGCATGCCTGTGGCCACGATTTTCACAGTACCGCCGCCTTAGGCGCGGCTATCCTACTAAAGCGACAAGAAGATCAGCTACCGGGACCTGTACGTATTTTATTTCAAGCTGCGGAAGAGATTGGCGTGGGTGCGCAAGATATTATTGCCACGGGGGCGTTGGATAAGGCCTTTGCAGTAGTGGGTATCCATAACGACCCCTCACTGCCAGCAGGGACTATTGGCTGTAAAAATGGGCCCTTAACCGCAGCAGTCGACCGATTTGCTATTCGCCTTCAAGGGGTAGGTAGCCATGCTGCAAAACCCGAGCAGAGTATTGATCCCATCGTTATTGGCAGTCAGTTAATTGCGAGCTTACAAACCATCATTAGCCGCAATATCCCATCAGCGGACAATGCCGTAGTCTCCATCACTCAGTTTCATAGCGGCAGCGCATGGAATATCATTCCCGATCAAGCATGGTTAGAAGGGACGGTAAGAAGCTTTTCCGTTGAAGCACGGCAGAGAATTGAACAACGTTTTCAACAGATAATCTTAGGATTCTCGAGCGCTTTTGATCTAAAGATTGATCTTGACTGGCAGGCTGGCCCTCCTTCAGTGATTAACGATCCGCACTGGGCTGCTTTCGCTTTAGAGCAAGCGACAAAAAGTGGCTTAATTGCTAGAGAGATTGATGCTAGCCCCATTGGCGAAGATTTCGCGTATTATTTGCATCAGACGCCGGGGACATTTGTGATGATTGGGACCGGAGAGAAACATCCCCTGCACCACCCCGCTTTCAAGATAAACGATCAGGTACTGCTACCCACTGCACGCTATTTGGCCGATTTTGCTATCGCTGCATTAGCCGCCTATCGCGCAAAATAA
- a CDS encoding amino acid ABC transporter substrate-binding protein, which translates to MKKNYLAVAAMLVPLGFASSAMADTLANVKSSGQLKIGTEGTYAPFTFHTISGDLTGFDVEIGEAIAKQLKVKPVFVESKWDGLIAGLDAKRYDVVINEVGISPERQKKYAFSAPYIASKAVLIVKSDNDSIHQFSDLKGKNSAQSLTSNYAQIARQYGAQLVNTDGFNQAVDLVVQGRADATVNDNLSYLDFKKHRANAPVKVVASEDNASASGVLMRKDDTSLQTAINTALAELKKDGTYQKISQKYFGADVSH; encoded by the coding sequence ATGAAAAAGAATTATCTCGCAGTCGCCGCCATGTTAGTGCCTCTAGGATTTGCCAGTTCAGCCATGGCAGATACTCTTGCCAATGTAAAATCTTCAGGTCAATTAAAGATCGGTACAGAGGGGACTTATGCTCCCTTTACCTTTCATACTATCTCGGGAGACCTTACGGGTTTTGATGTTGAGATTGGTGAAGCGATTGCTAAACAGCTTAAAGTGAAACCAGTCTTTGTTGAAAGTAAATGGGATGGTCTGATCGCGGGCTTGGATGCAAAACGCTACGATGTGGTGATTAATGAAGTGGGTATTAGCCCTGAGCGCCAAAAGAAATATGCATTCTCTGCCCCTTATATTGCCTCTAAAGCGGTATTAATCGTTAAAAGTGATAATGACAGCATCCATCAGTTCAGTGATCTTAAAGGCAAAAACTCTGCGCAATCTCTAACTAGTAATTACGCACAGATTGCTCGTCAATATGGTGCGCAATTGGTGAATACTGATGGCTTTAACCAAGCAGTGGATTTAGTTGTCCAAGGTCGCGCGGATGCAACGGTCAACGATAACCTCTCTTATCTTGACTTTAAAAAGCACCGAGCTAACGCGCCAGTGAAAGTCGTCGCCTCGGAAGATAATGCCAGCGCGTCAGGTGTGTTAATGCGTAAGGACGACACTTCGTTACAAACCGCCATTAATACCGCCCTGGCAGAGCTAAAGAAAGACGGTACTTACCAGAAAATTTCTCAAAAATACTTCGGGGCAGACGTTTCGCACTAA
- a CDS encoding GMC family oxidoreductase gives MSELDADVVIVGSGALGANAAYQLAKAGKSVIMLEAGPYVPRWKVVENYRNIASKRNWCAPYPNLPWAPNSYTDGYIDATGDDDFEYVTSYLRVAGGSTRHWASACWRLLPNDFKMQSVYGVGRDWPISYEQLEPWYLRAEQEVGVVGTGDEDQSGQGRGHYPPRSAAYPLPPEAKPYMVQRMQAKLGPLGYQVVHEPHGRVSRPYDGRPACAGNNNCEPICPIGAMYSGDMHVDKAVALGVDLRTESVAFKLEKAGDGKITALHYRKPDGSDTRLTAKVFIIAAHGLETPKLLLINDLANSSDQVGRNLMDHTGLSLTFLADEPLWTGRGSVQHGSIVNRRDEPSRAKHSAIRYSLRNLVPNVDVTVPLLKQGLMGRQLDEAIRDRASRIMNISTMSETLPNPANRVVPNYSHKDAIGLPMLKVNYHLDSYVRGMRDQANYDFANFLQAFNGEVIEAPTGWRNQYHIMGTTIMGNNPKDSVVDPDLRCWDHANLFLATTGVMPSSATVNPTLTGIALALRLADTLLKEI, from the coding sequence ATGAGTGAATTGGATGCGGATGTGGTGATTGTCGGTTCTGGCGCTTTGGGAGCAAATGCCGCTTACCAACTGGCGAAAGCAGGAAAATCCGTCATTATGCTAGAAGCGGGGCCTTATGTGCCGCGTTGGAAAGTCGTTGAGAATTATCGCAATATCGCCAGTAAACGTAACTGGTGTGCTCCTTATCCGAACTTACCCTGGGCCCCTAATTCTTATACTGATGGCTACATCGATGCCACGGGGGATGATGATTTTGAATATGTCACGAGTTACTTACGCGTTGCGGGGGGCAGTACACGACATTGGGCATCTGCGTGCTGGCGGCTTCTCCCCAACGATTTCAAGATGCAAAGTGTTTATGGTGTTGGTCGAGATTGGCCGATTAGTTACGAGCAACTCGAGCCTTGGTATCTTCGTGCTGAGCAAGAAGTAGGCGTTGTCGGGACGGGTGATGAAGATCAAAGTGGCCAAGGCAGAGGACATTACCCACCACGCTCTGCTGCCTATCCTTTACCTCCTGAAGCTAAGCCCTATATGGTGCAACGTATGCAGGCGAAGCTAGGGCCACTCGGTTATCAAGTCGTGCATGAGCCACACGGCCGAGTATCGCGTCCTTATGATGGTCGCCCGGCCTGTGCAGGGAATAACAATTGTGAGCCCATCTGCCCAATTGGTGCGATGTATTCTGGTGATATGCATGTTGATAAAGCCGTTGCCCTTGGCGTCGATTTACGTACTGAAAGCGTCGCCTTTAAGCTTGAAAAAGCGGGGGATGGCAAGATCACCGCGCTGCATTATCGTAAGCCCGACGGAAGTGATACGCGTCTAACGGCGAAAGTATTTATCATCGCTGCACATGGATTAGAAACGCCTAAATTACTGCTGATAAACGACTTAGCTAATAGTTCTGATCAGGTAGGTCGTAACTTAATGGATCATACTGGACTGAGCTTAACCTTTCTTGCCGATGAACCACTCTGGACCGGACGTGGATCGGTACAACATGGTTCAATTGTTAATCGCCGCGACGAGCCTAGCCGTGCTAAGCACTCTGCTATCCGATATTCGCTGCGTAATTTGGTGCCAAACGTCGATGTGACGGTCCCTTTATTAAAGCAAGGCTTAATGGGTCGTCAACTCGATGAGGCTATCCGCGATCGCGCTTCACGTATCATGAATATCAGCACAATGAGTGAGACCTTGCCGAACCCTGCGAATCGAGTTGTCCCCAATTATTCGCATAAAGATGCCATTGGTTTACCGATGCTAAAAGTAAACTATCACCTCGACAGCTATGTCCGAGGGATGCGTGACCAAGCGAATTACGATTTCGCGAATTTCTTACAGGCATTTAACGGGGAAGTCATTGAGGCGCCAACCGGCTGGCGTAATCAGTATCACATCATGGGTACAACAATAATGGGCAATAACCCGAAAGACTCCGTAGTCGATCCCGATTTACGCTGCTGGGACCATGCCAACCTCTTTTTAGCCACCACTGGTGTTATGCCTTCTTCGGCGACGGTTAACCCAACGCTGACGGGTATTGCCTTAGCGCTGCGCTTGGCTGATACCCTGCTTAAGGAGATTTAA